The Chionomys nivalis chromosome 4, mChiNiv1.1, whole genome shotgun sequence genome contains the following window.
TTCAGACTTGCAACCTCATGCCCGTGCTCAGAGAGTCAACGCACTACATCTGGGTTAGGATCAGCATCAGAAGGATGAAGAGGATAGAACTAGAATGTCTGGAATGAGGGTTACTGCTCGATTCTTATGGGACCAGGTTGGATGTTCTAAATTCAAAGCAGCAAAGCCCAGGAGACAAGAAGCCGTTCAGAGGATCTTCTCATCTAACAATTTATTGATTCCTTCACAAATCCTCTTGAGATTGGGCCTGCAGTTTCCGCGCGGACCATAGAGGGTGGAAAGGAACTCCACGTCAGCAAAGTGGTTGAAGACATGGTTTATGCGTCCATGGGTTCTGGGTGTCAAATGTCGCTGCACCAGTTCGTGGACCAGGTCCTTGCATTCATGCAGCAGCTTAGATAGCACGTTTCTATCAAAGGTGTATTCTACTTCATAGAAACTGACCATGGTCATGGCAGTCTGGTTCAGCTTCTTCCGCAGTTTCTCCACAATTACAACTTCCTCCTGACTGAACTGTTTGTTCCGGTAGAGGATACCGATTTTGATGGCCACCTTGATTGAGTCTTTCATGATCTTGTGGGCTTCCTTCTTGCTATGGGTGTGCTCCTCGGTGACTTTGTACAGCTCGTCAAAGATCTCACTGCTGGTGTCATCAATCAGCATGTTGGCTACAGTTTTGCTGGCTATTTTGCTCAG
Protein-coding sequences here:
- the Tnfaip8l3 gene encoding tumor necrosis factor alpha-induced protein 8-like protein 3 translates to MDSDSGEQSEGEPGTAAGPNVFSSKSLALQAQKKILSKIASKTVANMLIDDTSSEIFDELYKVTEEHTHSKKEAHKIMKDSIKVAIKIGILYRNKQFSQEEVVIVEKLRKKLNQTAMTMVSFYEVEYTFDRNVLSKLLHECKDLVHELVQRHLTPRTHGRINHVFNHFADVEFLSTLYGPRGNCRPNLKRICEGINKLLDEKIL